A stretch of the Mycobacterium shigaense genome encodes the following:
- a CDS encoding SDR family NAD(P)-dependent oxidoreductase: MKTAVVTGGGSGIGLAVANRLRADGLDVATIDLRPSDGPATDLSFTADVTDRPQVDTALSAIRSQLGPVSVLVNAAGLDGFKRFANISFEDWLRVIDVNLHGVFHTTQAVLPDMVEAGWGRIVNISSSSTHSGAPYMSHYVAAKSAVNGLTKSLALEYGPSGITVNAVPPGFIDTPMLRSAEQRGVLGDIDETIARTPVRRIGKPEDIAAACAFLVSEEAGYITGQILGVNGGRNT, from the coding sequence ATGAAGACCGCAGTGGTCACCGGCGGTGGCTCGGGCATCGGCCTGGCCGTGGCGAACCGGCTGCGCGCCGACGGTCTGGACGTTGCCACGATTGACCTGCGCCCCTCAGACGGGCCCGCCACCGACCTCTCCTTCACCGCGGACGTCACCGACCGGCCGCAAGTGGACACCGCGCTCTCGGCGATCCGCTCCCAACTGGGCCCGGTGAGCGTCCTGGTCAATGCCGCGGGATTGGACGGGTTCAAGCGCTTCGCCAACATCAGCTTCGAAGATTGGCTGCGAGTCATCGACGTCAATCTGCATGGCGTCTTTCACACGACTCAGGCGGTGCTGCCCGACATGGTCGAGGCCGGGTGGGGACGGATCGTCAACATCTCGTCATCGAGCACGCATTCCGGCGCTCCCTATATGTCGCACTACGTCGCGGCCAAGTCGGCGGTGAACGGGCTCACCAAGTCGTTGGCTCTCGAATACGGGCCCAGTGGGATCACCGTCAACGCCGTCCCGCCCGGCTTCATCGACACCCCGATGCTGCGCAGCGCCGAGCAACGGGGTGTCCTCGGCGACATCGACGAGACCATCGCCCGCACGCCGGTGCGCCGGATCGGCAAGCCCGAAGACATCGCGGCCGCGTGCGCGTTCCTGGTGTCCGAAGAGGCCGGCTACATCACCGGCCAGATCTTGGGCGTTAACGGCGGCCGGAACACCTGA
- a CDS encoding ferredoxin, whose protein sequence is MKVWVDPERCQGHTLCAMIAPDSFQLSDIDGSSSAVNEVVPADQEDQVREAAHSCPEQAIKITDGT, encoded by the coding sequence GTGAAGGTCTGGGTTGATCCAGAACGCTGTCAGGGGCACACCCTGTGCGCGATGATCGCGCCGGATTCGTTCCAACTCAGCGACATTGACGGCAGCTCGTCGGCGGTCAACGAGGTGGTTCCCGCCGACCAGGAAGACCAGGTTCGCGAGGCGGCGCATTCCTGCCCGGAGCAGGCGATCAAGATCACCGACGGAACGTGA
- a CDS encoding acyl-CoA dehydrogenase family protein — protein sequence MQLTFDADVEAFRAEFAAFLDENLPPASETLQRPKSVSHMPDWARRWQRLLFDNGWLLPSQPPEFGGRNATVLQQFVYLQELSRRRIYHSFNPQGVNIVGASLLSFGSDEQKKRWAVPILRAEITASLGMSEPSAGSDLASLRTRAVFDGDHFVVNGQKVWTSGAHDADVLLTFVRTDPDAPKHKGISVLVIHTDTPGVVRRPFASVCSIDDLDFNEVFFTDVRVPVENLVGELNQGWSVANGSLGHERTMMWLGFADRLENMIADFRPGTEVERDAYASTIMDQQALRLLGSAALARAARGEDDVAAISVLKLLGSEAELRGMDLAFTAAGADGLTHPGQTGPYAHMNLDHYFASWFERYARSFSGTIAGGTSEIQRNIIAQRVLGLPRG from the coding sequence GTGCAGCTGACTTTTGATGCCGACGTCGAGGCGTTCCGGGCGGAGTTCGCCGCATTCCTCGACGAAAATCTGCCTCCCGCAAGCGAAACCCTTCAGCGCCCAAAGTCGGTTTCGCACATGCCGGACTGGGCCCGCCGCTGGCAGCGCCTGCTGTTCGACAACGGCTGGCTGCTGCCCAGCCAGCCTCCGGAGTTCGGTGGGCGCAACGCGACGGTGTTGCAGCAGTTCGTCTACCTGCAGGAGCTCAGCCGCCGTCGGATCTATCACAGCTTCAACCCGCAGGGTGTGAATATCGTTGGGGCATCGCTATTGTCGTTCGGTAGCGATGAGCAGAAGAAACGCTGGGCGGTGCCCATCCTGCGCGCCGAGATCACCGCGTCGCTGGGGATGAGCGAGCCCAGCGCCGGTTCCGACCTGGCGTCGCTGCGCACCCGCGCGGTGTTCGACGGGGACCACTTCGTGGTCAATGGGCAGAAGGTGTGGACCTCCGGCGCGCACGACGCGGATGTCCTGCTGACCTTCGTGCGGACGGATCCAGATGCGCCCAAACACAAGGGAATCAGCGTCTTGGTGATCCACACCGACACCCCGGGCGTCGTGCGCCGGCCATTTGCGTCGGTGTGCTCGATCGACGACTTGGACTTCAACGAGGTGTTTTTCACCGATGTGCGGGTGCCCGTGGAGAATCTGGTCGGCGAACTCAACCAGGGCTGGTCGGTGGCCAACGGCTCGCTGGGCCACGAACGCACCATGATGTGGCTGGGCTTCGCCGACCGCCTCGAGAACATGATCGCCGACTTCCGTCCCGGCACCGAGGTCGAGCGCGACGCGTATGCCTCGACGATCATGGACCAACAGGCGCTGCGTCTGCTGGGCTCGGCGGCGCTGGCCCGCGCCGCTCGCGGCGAGGACGACGTGGCCGCAATCTCGGTACTGAAGCTGCTCGGCTCGGAAGCGGAGTTGCGCGGAATGGATCTGGCGTTCACCGCCGCCGGGGCCGACGGGCTCACCCACCCGGGGCAGACGGGGCCGTACGCGCACATGAACCTCGACCACTATTTCGCCAGCTGGTTCGAGCGTTATGCCCGAAGCTTTTCCGGCACTATCGCCGGCGGCACATCGGAAATTCAGCGCAACATCATCGCCCAGCGCGTGCTTGGCCTACCGCGCGGCTAG
- a CDS encoding acyl-CoA dehydrogenase family protein, which produces MLLEFDADQRLWQSTVRDAVAKQCPASLVRSVAEEGVDPSPLWKSYVDQGWTELSDPESAVELAIVLEELGRATDPTPFLATMSQFAPLAADHFDPHESGTAVHHGVVAHRDADGWVRDGTARHVLDGDRADRLAVVTDAGVFLVASSQVSARRSSVFDPVLHVADLSFAEVRVPDTERVTVDAERAHHVALTGMAISMVGACQRILDLVLEHVKSRQQFGVAIGSFQAVQHKAADMHVAVERARALAYFAALTIAADDPRRRLAAAMAKASAGECQSLVFKHGLQLHGAMGFTWENDLQFALKRAKAGELLLGGAAEHRARIAEEYRAADF; this is translated from the coding sequence ATGCTGTTGGAGTTCGATGCTGATCAGCGACTGTGGCAGAGCACGGTGCGTGACGCCGTCGCGAAGCAGTGCCCCGCCTCGTTGGTGCGCAGCGTGGCCGAAGAGGGTGTCGATCCGAGCCCGCTGTGGAAGTCGTATGTAGACCAGGGCTGGACCGAGCTGAGCGATCCGGAGAGCGCGGTGGAGCTGGCGATCGTGCTCGAAGAGCTAGGCCGCGCAACCGATCCCACGCCGTTTCTGGCGACGATGAGTCAGTTCGCGCCGTTGGCCGCCGACCACTTCGATCCGCACGAGTCGGGCACCGCGGTCCACCATGGCGTGGTTGCGCACCGCGATGCCGACGGTTGGGTGCGCGACGGCACCGCGCGCCACGTGCTGGACGGCGATCGCGCGGACCGGTTGGCGGTGGTGACCGATGCCGGAGTGTTTCTTGTCGCCTCCAGCCAGGTGTCGGCCCGGCGCTCGTCGGTGTTCGACCCGGTGCTGCACGTTGCCGACTTGTCCTTCGCTGAGGTGCGGGTGCCCGACACCGAGCGGGTGACGGTCGACGCCGAGCGGGCGCACCACGTGGCCCTGACGGGTATGGCGATCTCGATGGTCGGCGCCTGCCAGCGCATCCTCGATCTCGTGCTGGAGCACGTGAAAAGCCGCCAGCAATTCGGCGTGGCAATCGGCTCGTTCCAGGCCGTCCAGCACAAGGCCGCCGACATGCACGTCGCGGTGGAGCGTGCCCGCGCGCTCGCCTACTTCGCCGCGCTGACGATTGCCGCCGACGATCCCCGCCGCCGGCTGGCGGCCGCGATGGCCAAAGCGTCTGCGGGAGAATGCCAATCGCTGGTGTTCAAGCATGGCCTGCAGCTGCACGGCGCGATGGGCTTCACGTGGGAGAACGACCTGCAATTCGCGCTCAAGCGGGCCAAGGCGGGTGAACTCCTGTTAGGTGGTGCGGCAGAGCATCGCGCGCGGATCGCAGAGGAATACCGTGCAGCTGACTTTTGA
- a CDS encoding cytochrome P450, protein MSVDDGVSDSDHKPLYHFDRNAPEYRSKFEQITEEMHARCPMAWTETYGGHWVAAGSNEVFELARCPAVSNDHDINNERRGYKGISIPTASRVAAVRGGILEMDEPDHRIYRNVLNPYLSPAAVRRWEPFIHDITRACLDEKIEGGSIDFVDDLANVVPAVLTLAMLGIPLKKWALYSEPVHAAVYTPEHSPDIERVTAMHREMGLDMVNNMLEVRENPRPGIINGLLQMRIDGEPAPDLEILGNLGLVIGGGFDTTTALTAHALEWLSEHPDERERLSKERDSLLDPATEEFLRYFTPAPGDGRTFSDDVELDGHHFKEGERLWISWAMANRDPALFAEPDTVVLDRKGNRHFSFGLGLHRCKGSNVARTVFKSMVTAVLDRMPDYRCDLEGTVHYETIGVIQGMRNLPATFTPGTKIGAGLDETLEKLQRICDEQQLALPVTERTEVAVID, encoded by the coding sequence TTGAGTGTCGACGACGGCGTGAGCGACAGCGACCACAAGCCGCTGTACCACTTCGACCGGAATGCCCCGGAGTATCGGTCGAAGTTCGAGCAGATCACCGAGGAGATGCACGCCAGGTGCCCGATGGCGTGGACGGAGACCTACGGCGGGCATTGGGTCGCGGCCGGCAGTAACGAGGTGTTCGAGCTCGCCCGCTGCCCCGCCGTCTCCAACGACCACGACATCAACAACGAACGCCGCGGCTACAAGGGCATCTCCATCCCGACGGCCAGCCGCGTCGCGGCGGTGCGCGGCGGCATCCTCGAGATGGACGAGCCCGACCATCGCATCTACCGAAACGTGCTGAATCCGTATCTTTCGCCCGCTGCGGTCAGGCGCTGGGAGCCGTTCATCCACGACATCACGCGCGCCTGCCTTGACGAGAAGATCGAAGGCGGCAGTATCGACTTCGTCGACGACCTGGCGAACGTGGTGCCCGCCGTGCTGACGCTGGCGATGCTCGGCATTCCCCTGAAGAAGTGGGCCCTCTACAGCGAACCCGTGCACGCGGCCGTCTACACCCCCGAACACTCCCCCGACATCGAGCGGGTCACCGCGATGCACCGCGAGATGGGGCTCGACATGGTCAACAACATGCTCGAGGTCCGCGAGAATCCGCGGCCGGGAATCATCAACGGCCTGTTGCAGATGCGCATCGACGGCGAGCCGGCGCCGGACCTGGAAATTCTCGGAAACCTCGGCCTGGTCATCGGTGGCGGCTTCGACACCACCACGGCACTGACCGCCCACGCACTGGAATGGCTCTCGGAGCATCCCGACGAGCGCGAGCGGCTGTCCAAGGAACGTGACAGCCTGCTCGACCCGGCGACCGAGGAGTTCCTGCGCTACTTCACCCCCGCGCCCGGCGACGGCCGCACCTTCTCCGACGATGTCGAGCTAGACGGCCACCACTTCAAAGAGGGTGAGCGGCTCTGGATCTCGTGGGCGATGGCCAATCGCGATCCCGCGCTGTTCGCCGAGCCGGACACGGTCGTGCTCGACCGTAAAGGCAACCGGCACTTCAGCTTCGGTCTCGGCTTACACCGATGCAAGGGATCCAATGTGGCGCGCACCGTGTTCAAGTCCATGGTGACGGCGGTCCTCGACCGGATGCCGGACTACCGTTGCGATCTTGAAGGCACAGTCCACTACGAGACCATCGGCGTCATCCAGGGCATGCGCAACCTGCCGGCCACCTTTACCCCCGGAACCAAGATCGGCGCCGGCCTCGACGAAACGCTCGAGAAGTTGCAACGCATCTGTGATGAGCAACAACTCGCCCTGCCGGTCACCGAGCGCACCGAAGTCGCGGTCATCGACTGA
- a CDS encoding MCE family protein — MTRNFGPGPIDRSEADSSARPVAASPGRHFGAQSYARPLAGLATIVIVGIIVAVALALFQGNFTKTVPVTVVSPRAGLVMNPDAKVKMRGVEVGRVGSIDVRPNGQAVLNLEMQPSQMPLIPANVLVDIASTSVFGAKFVDLIPPADPSPKHLQPGAVLQNKDVTVEINTVFQQLQNLLSSIDPAKLNETLGAIASAVNGRGHKIGQTISDFNAFLAKQEPSLPALSHDLEALPVVSNAYADSAPHLLSTIDNTITISKTLVEEQQNLDTFLLSSIGLANTGNDVIGTNREVLGDVLHKLVPTTNLLNEYHKVLWCGLAGSLENLHVPNNTEPMIYAQVFLGFGTERYRYPSNLPKVAATGGPHCENLPDVPYRKAPEFVIADVGANPQEYGNPQLMWNSDALKQLLYGPIDGPPRNVTQIGQPG, encoded by the coding sequence GTGACGCGCAACTTCGGGCCCGGTCCCATCGACCGCTCTGAAGCGGATAGCTCGGCTAGACCGGTCGCGGCATCACCCGGCCGCCACTTCGGGGCGCAATCGTATGCGCGTCCGCTGGCCGGATTGGCGACCATCGTCATCGTCGGCATCATCGTCGCCGTGGCGCTGGCCCTGTTCCAGGGAAATTTCACGAAAACCGTGCCGGTGACTGTCGTTTCACCCCGCGCCGGTTTGGTGATGAATCCGGATGCCAAAGTGAAGATGCGCGGCGTCGAGGTCGGCAGGGTGGGCTCGATTGATGTGCGGCCCAACGGCCAAGCGGTCCTGAACCTCGAAATGCAGCCGTCCCAAATGCCTCTCATCCCGGCCAACGTCCTCGTCGACATCGCATCGACGTCGGTGTTCGGTGCCAAATTCGTCGACCTGATACCGCCAGCCGACCCGTCGCCAAAACATCTGCAGCCCGGTGCGGTGCTGCAGAACAAGGACGTCACCGTCGAAATCAACACGGTCTTCCAGCAATTGCAGAACCTGTTGTCATCGATCGATCCGGCCAAGCTCAACGAGACGCTCGGCGCGATCGCCTCCGCGGTGAACGGCCGGGGCCACAAGATCGGCCAGACGATCTCCGACTTCAATGCTTTTCTGGCCAAACAGGAACCGAGCCTGCCCGCGCTGAGCCACGACCTCGAGGCGCTGCCGGTCGTGAGCAACGCCTACGCCGACTCGGCGCCACATTTGCTGTCGACGATCGACAACACGATCACCATCAGCAAGACCCTCGTCGAGGAGCAACAGAACCTGGACACGTTCCTGCTCAGCTCAATTGGCCTGGCCAATACGGGCAACGACGTGATCGGCACCAATCGCGAAGTGCTGGGCGACGTCCTGCACAAGCTGGTGCCCACCACCAACCTGCTGAACGAATACCACAAGGTGCTGTGGTGCGGCCTCGCCGGGTCACTGGAGAACCTGCACGTCCCGAACAACACCGAACCGATGATCTACGCACAGGTCTTCCTCGGCTTCGGCACCGAGCGCTACCGCTACCCCAGCAACCTACCCAAGGTCGCGGCGACCGGCGGCCCGCACTGCGAGAACCTTCCCGACGTGCCGTACCGCAAGGCGCCGGAGTTCGTGATTGCCGACGTCGGTGCCAACCCGCAGGAATACGGCAACCCGCAGCTGATGTGGAACTCCGACGCGCTCAAGCAGCTGCTGTACGGTCCGATCGACGGGCCGCCCCGCAACGTCACGCAGATCGGACAACCCGGATGA
- a CDS encoding ABC transporter permease, whose translation MAQLRAVYPRLSRQISKPVGTLSRIGDHTLFYGKALAGIPFAVTHYRREIIRLVAEISMGAGTLAMIGGTLAIVGFMTLAAGGTLAVQGYSSLGNIGIEALTGFLAAFINVRIAAPIVAGIGLAATFGAGVTAQLGAMRINEEIDALESMAIRPISYLVSTRIVAGMLAITPLYSIAVVLSFMASQFITTVLFGQSGGLYNHYFTTFLNPIDLFWSFLQAVAMALTILLIHTFYGYFASGGPAGVGVATGNAVRTSLIVVVSVILLVSLAIYGSNGNFNLSG comes from the coding sequence GTGGCACAGCTAAGAGCCGTTTACCCGCGGCTATCGCGGCAGATTTCCAAGCCGGTCGGCACCCTGAGCCGAATCGGCGATCACACGCTGTTCTACGGCAAGGCGCTTGCCGGAATCCCTTTCGCCGTGACGCATTACCGGCGGGAAATCATTCGTCTGGTTGCCGAAATCAGCATGGGCGCGGGCACGCTGGCGATGATCGGTGGGACGCTGGCCATCGTCGGGTTCATGACGCTGGCCGCCGGTGGCACGCTCGCCGTGCAGGGATACAGCTCGCTGGGCAATATCGGCATCGAGGCGTTGACCGGGTTTCTGGCCGCCTTCATCAATGTGCGAATCGCCGCGCCGATCGTTGCGGGAATTGGCTTGGCCGCGACCTTCGGCGCCGGGGTGACGGCGCAGCTGGGCGCGATGCGGATCAACGAAGAAATCGATGCGCTGGAATCCATGGCGATCCGCCCGATTTCGTATCTGGTCAGCACCAGGATCGTGGCCGGCATGCTGGCGATTACGCCGTTGTACAGCATCGCGGTGGTGCTGTCCTTTATGGCCAGCCAGTTCATCACGACGGTCCTGTTCGGCCAGTCCGGTGGTTTGTACAACCACTACTTCACGACGTTCTTGAACCCCATTGATTTGTTCTGGTCGTTCCTGCAGGCCGTCGCGATGGCGCTGACGATCTTGTTGATCCATACGTTCTACGGCTATTTCGCCTCGGGCGGACCGGCCGGTGTAGGCGTCGCGACGGGTAACGCGGTGCGGACGTCGCTGATCGTGGTGGTGTCGGTGATCCTGCTGGTCTCGCTGGCTATCTACGGTTCCAACGGCAACTTCAACCTCTCCGGCTAG
- a CDS encoding CaiB/BaiF CoA transferase family protein — MRPMEGIRVLEVAMYGFVPSAGAVLREWGADVIKVEHAVTGDPQRGLRQTGMLRVEGDPNPNIEHANRGKRSIGLDMSVPEGKEVLYDLTRRSDVFLTSFLPGARQKFGIDVDDIRTVNPSIIYARGSALGPRGEEATKGGYDMTAFWCRAGTAATITPMGMPGMIAPPGPAYGDTISGTNLAGGIAAALLKRERTGEPSVVDVSLLGSGLWSMGHTVALTKHLNQRLEAPPPGVHGAPNNPLVGLYTTSDGRYISFVMMQPTKFWADVCRHVDLPEFADDPRFATIEQITANTSAAVEILTKVIATRTLAEWSDRFATLAGPWAPVQDTLQAADDAQIRANEYVVRAGELELVSNPVQFDVAPPHTGPAPGFAEQTDEILLELGLDWDRIIELKTAGAVT, encoded by the coding sequence ATGAGGCCAATGGAAGGCATTCGCGTGCTGGAGGTCGCCATGTACGGGTTCGTCCCGTCGGCTGGCGCCGTGTTGCGCGAATGGGGTGCCGACGTGATCAAGGTCGAGCACGCGGTGACCGGAGACCCGCAGCGTGGGCTGCGGCAGACCGGCATGCTGCGCGTCGAGGGCGACCCCAACCCCAACATCGAGCACGCCAACCGCGGCAAGCGCAGCATCGGCCTGGACATGTCGGTGCCCGAGGGCAAGGAGGTGCTCTACGACTTGACCCGCCGGTCCGATGTATTCCTTACCAGCTTCCTGCCCGGCGCCCGGCAAAAGTTCGGCATCGACGTGGACGACATCCGCACGGTGAACCCGTCGATCATCTACGCGCGCGGCAGCGCGCTGGGGCCGCGTGGTGAAGAAGCAACCAAGGGCGGCTACGACATGACCGCCTTCTGGTGCCGGGCGGGCACCGCGGCCACCATCACCCCGATGGGAATGCCGGGCATGATCGCGCCGCCCGGACCGGCCTACGGCGACACCATCTCGGGAACCAACCTCGCCGGAGGCATCGCGGCGGCGTTGCTCAAGCGCGAGCGCACCGGCGAGCCATCCGTCGTCGACGTGTCGCTGCTGGGCAGCGGACTGTGGTCGATGGGCCACACCGTCGCGTTGACCAAGCACCTGAACCAACGGCTCGAGGCCCCCCCGCCGGGTGTGCATGGTGCGCCCAACAACCCGTTGGTTGGGCTGTACACGACGTCGGATGGCCGGTACATCTCCTTCGTGATGATGCAGCCGACCAAGTTCTGGGCGGACGTTTGCCGGCACGTCGACCTCCCGGAGTTTGCCGACGACCCGCGCTTCGCGACCATCGAGCAGATCACCGCCAACACATCGGCAGCGGTGGAGATCTTGACCAAGGTGATCGCGACCCGCACGCTAGCCGAGTGGAGCGATCGCTTTGCCACGTTGGCCGGCCCGTGGGCGCCAGTGCAGGACACGTTGCAGGCGGCCGACGACGCGCAGATCAGGGCCAACGAATACGTAGTGCGGGCAGGCGAACTCGAACTCGTCTCCAATCCGGTCCAATTCGACGTGGCGCCGCCGCATACCGGACCCGCACCAGGATTCGCCGAGCAGACCGACGAGATCCTGCTGGAACTGGGCTTGGATTGGGATCGCATCATCGAACTCAAGACGGCCGGCGCCGTCACCTGA
- a CDS encoding sensor histidine kinase, with protein MSCLVLRRCQAAIVALLALSLAGAILVAILYRSLLDAVDDATEARVRSIVEELHSEPPGRLDSALLATDQHVVAVQVIAPDGKVISRSGLASNNALIPVAQFDGNLRRGIPDDEVPTDNMRISGQRVGTPTGQYTVLVGGGSEAVEATARTVALLFACGAPLIIAVAAAASYWLVRRSLQSVDAIRSRVADISASDLAERVPVPTSRDEISALAVTMNEMLARIEASHRMQKRFVSDASHELRGPLATIISGLEVAEAHPELLDAELAVGTLLPEAHRMRALIEDLLLLARAYEQRLVLRNEPILLGDLAEVEATRAQRETGCEIYTDISSARLIGDPSAMGRVIRNLVENAVRHAKSRIDVRVSSRGGAAVLTVSDDGPGIAPADRGRVFERFVRLDEARARSGGGTGLGLAIVAEVVAAHGGRVTIDDRPGGGTAMTVTLPQPANRKASGAS; from the coding sequence GTGAGCTGCCTTGTTCTCAGGCGATGTCAAGCCGCGATCGTCGCGTTGCTGGCGCTTTCGCTGGCCGGCGCGATATTGGTCGCAATCCTCTACCGATCACTGCTGGACGCTGTCGATGATGCCACCGAGGCCCGAGTGCGCAGCATCGTCGAAGAACTCCACTCCGAACCTCCCGGAAGGCTCGACAGCGCCCTGCTGGCCACGGACCAACACGTGGTTGCGGTACAAGTAATCGCACCCGATGGCAAGGTGATCAGCCGGTCCGGGCTCGCCTCGAACAATGCGTTGATCCCCGTTGCGCAGTTCGACGGCAACTTGCGCCGCGGCATTCCCGACGACGAAGTGCCCACTGACAATATGCGGATCAGCGGTCAACGGGTCGGCACTCCGACCGGCCAGTACACGGTGCTGGTCGGCGGGGGCAGCGAGGCGGTCGAGGCGACCGCACGAACCGTCGCACTGCTCTTCGCTTGCGGCGCACCGCTAATAATCGCGGTAGCAGCAGCCGCAAGCTACTGGCTGGTCCGCCGATCGTTGCAATCCGTCGACGCAATCCGCAGCAGGGTTGCCGACATCTCGGCTTCGGACTTGGCCGAACGGGTTCCCGTCCCGACCAGCCGAGACGAGATTTCGGCCCTGGCGGTCACCATGAACGAAATGCTGGCGCGTATCGAAGCCAGCCACCGCATGCAAAAGCGCTTCGTCAGCGACGCGTCTCATGAACTGCGCGGCCCGCTGGCCACCATCATCTCGGGACTGGAAGTCGCTGAGGCCCATCCGGAACTACTCGACGCGGAGCTGGCGGTCGGCACCCTACTTCCCGAGGCGCATCGGATGCGCGCGTTGATCGAGGACCTGCTCCTGCTGGCCCGCGCCTATGAACAACGCCTGGTGTTGCGCAACGAGCCGATCCTGCTCGGCGATCTCGCCGAGGTCGAGGCCACTCGCGCGCAGCGTGAGACCGGATGCGAGATCTACACCGACATCTCTTCGGCACGCCTGATCGGTGACCCGTCCGCGATGGGACGGGTAATCCGTAACCTCGTGGAAAATGCTGTCCGCCATGCGAAATCCCGTATCGACGTCCGGGTGAGCAGCCGAGGCGGCGCTGCGGTGCTCACCGTCAGCGACGACGGCCCGGGCATCGCCCCGGCCGATCGAGGCCGGGTGTTCGAACGGTTCGTGCGACTGGACGAAGCTCGCGCCCGCAGCGGCGGCGGCACCGGCCTGGGCTTGGCGATCGTCGCCGAGGTCGTGGCCGCGCACGGTGGCAGGGTTACGATCGACGACCGGCCCGGCGGTGGAACCGCGATGACCGTAACGCTGCCGCAGCCGGCGAATCGCAAGGCCAGTGGAGCGAGCTGA
- a CDS encoding MlaE family ABC transporter permease: protein MASEGADRWSPGISFGRGSKPMEAVGGLFAMSADAVKFLFRRPFQGREFLEQSWFVARVAIVPTLLVAIPFTVLVSFTLNILLRELGAADLSGAGAAFGAVTQVGPLVTVLIVAGSGATAMCADLGSRTIREEIDAMEVLGINPIQRLVTPRMLAAGLVALLLNSLVVIIGIVGGYVFSVFVQDVNPGAFAAGITLLTGVPEVVISCVKAALFGLIAGLVACYRGLTVSGGGAKAVGNAVNETVVFAFMSLLVVNVVVTAIGIRFSSKQ from the coding sequence ATGGCGAGTGAGGGGGCTGACCGCTGGTCGCCCGGCATCTCGTTCGGGCGTGGCTCCAAACCGATGGAGGCGGTTGGCGGTTTGTTCGCCATGTCGGCCGACGCGGTGAAGTTCCTGTTTCGCCGGCCGTTTCAGGGCCGCGAATTCCTGGAGCAGTCGTGGTTCGTGGCGCGGGTCGCGATCGTGCCGACGCTGTTGGTGGCGATCCCCTTCACCGTCTTGGTCAGCTTCACCCTCAACATCCTGCTCCGGGAGCTGGGTGCTGCCGACCTGTCGGGCGCGGGAGCGGCGTTCGGCGCGGTCACCCAGGTCGGGCCGTTGGTGACGGTCTTGATCGTGGCCGGTTCCGGTGCGACGGCGATGTGCGCGGACCTGGGTTCGCGGACGATCCGCGAAGAAATCGACGCGATGGAAGTGTTGGGTATCAACCCGATTCAGCGTCTCGTGACGCCGCGCATGCTGGCTGCGGGCCTGGTGGCGCTGCTGCTGAACAGCCTGGTGGTGATCATCGGCATCGTGGGCGGTTACGTCTTCTCGGTGTTCGTCCAGGACGTGAACCCCGGTGCATTCGCCGCAGGCATCACCCTGCTGACCGGTGTGCCCGAGGTGGTCATTTCGTGTGTGAAGGCAGCGCTTTTCGGACTGATCGCCGGGCTGGTCGCGTGCTATCGCGGCCTGACGGTGTCCGGTGGCGGCGCTAAGGCGGTTGGCAACGCGGTCAACGAGACCGTGGTGTTCGCGTTCATGTCTCTACTGGTCGTCAATGTGGTCGTCACCGCCATTGGCATCCGATTTTCGTCCAAGCAGTAG
- the trhA gene encoding PAQR family membrane homeostasis protein TrhA has product MSKQSKTVSRTDTVREAPRAEEPANILTRPRLRGWIHFYCAIAAFFAGSALVVVSWSLASKRAGHSTLTYTLAIVAMFGVSAIYHRVHWESPIARKWMRRLDHSMIFVFIAGSYTPFARLDMPRTTGHVVLSIVWGGAVAGILLTLFWPSAPRWLGVALYLLLGWVAIWYTPLILHNAGVAATVLLAVGGALYSIGAVVYGLRRPDPWPQTFGYHELFHACTAVAALCQYVAMWYAVF; this is encoded by the coding sequence ATGAGCAAACAATCCAAAACGGTCTCTCGGACCGACACGGTGCGCGAGGCCCCGCGTGCCGAGGAACCCGCGAACATCCTGACCCGGCCGCGGTTGCGAGGTTGGATCCACTTCTACTGCGCGATCGCAGCTTTCTTCGCGGGTTCGGCCCTGGTGGTGGTGTCGTGGTCGCTTGCGTCGAAGCGGGCCGGCCACTCGACTTTGACCTACACCCTGGCGATAGTGGCGATGTTCGGTGTGAGCGCCATCTACCACCGCGTCCACTGGGAGTCGCCGATCGCCCGAAAGTGGATGCGGCGGCTGGACCACTCGATGATCTTCGTGTTCATCGCCGGCAGTTATACACCGTTCGCCAGGCTTGACATGCCGCGCACGACGGGACACGTGGTGCTGTCGATCGTGTGGGGTGGTGCGGTGGCCGGAATCTTGCTGACGCTGTTTTGGCCGTCGGCACCGCGGTGGCTCGGGGTTGCGCTCTACCTGCTGCTGGGTTGGGTGGCGATCTGGTACACCCCGCTGATCCTGCACAACGCCGGGGTGGCCGCGACGGTGCTGTTGGCGGTCGGTGGAGCGTTGTACAGCATCGGTGCGGTGGTCTACGGCCTGCGCCGGCCCGACCCGTGGCCGCAGACATTCGGCTACCACGAACTGTTCCACGCCTGCACCGCGGTCGCGGCCCTGTGCCAATACGTCGCGATGTGGTACGCGGTCTTTTAG